Genomic segment of Malania oleifera isolate guangnan ecotype guangnan chromosome 7, ASM2987363v1, whole genome shotgun sequence:
ggattaaagctgctcatacCAAGAGTTTCTCAAAGATCTGCTCGGACTTTGAAATCCAAACAAAGGGCTGCTCAGTTTGAAACTGCTCAGACTAAGAATTGCATAAAGAGCTGCTCAAATTAAAAAATCCAATCAAAGGAGCTGCTCAGATTTTGGACATGAAGATACAGTCAAACAGCTCCTCGAAGTTAATCACATTCCCATAATCTGCTTGGACAACGATAAAGCGGCTCAAACGAGCTGAGAACGGTCCTTAAATAACTCGGATAATCAGCTCGGCTAGTGATAAGATAGCTGGGACGAGTCGAGATTGGTCATTCAATAGCTTGGATGAGCCGAGAATGGTCCTTAAACGGCTCGAATAATCGTCTCAACTAGTGATAAGTCAACTCAGATGAGCTATGATCGGTCATTAAACGGCTCGGACAATCGGCTCAACTAGCGATAGGGTGGCTCGATTGGGCCGAGAATGGTCCTTAAATAGCTCGGATAATAGGCTGAGTTAGCGATAATTCGGCTCAGACGAGTCGAGATTGGTCAATAAATGGCTCGGATAATTGGCTCGGCCAGCATTAAGGCAGCTCGGACAAGCTAAAAACGGTCTTTAAATGGCTCAGATAATCGACTTGGCCAACGATGAGGCGGCTCAGCCGTGCCGAGAATGATTCCTATTTGGCTCGGATAAGATAGTATCATCGACTCAACTAGCAATAAGGCAGCTCAGACGAGCTGAGAATGGTGCGATGCGGCTCTGATGATATGGAAGTGGCTCGGACAAGCCGATCAGTTGTTTGGTAAGAACCAAGGCAGATCAAACGAatacatggaaaaaaaaaaaaaggagactaCCTTCTAATAGCATTCAAAGTTTTTAAACTTtggaaacaagtttcaaaaattagAAACGTGaaggggggcaactgatataccctaaAAATATCCTCATTAAAGAGGAAGACCGGTTTTGGTTCCCCTATTGAAACGCCTTCCATAACCAAGGAGAAGACTAAACCACCCACACTAATGAGAGGAGCGGTTACAAAAGCATATTCCAAAAAACCCCCAAATCAATATCCATAAAGTCTAAGTAACCCCCGCAAACGCAATAATGCACTCATAAATGTTGGATTATTGAagggtcaacctccaccactataaaaggggGACGTGGGGAAAGAGGTGAGATATCTAATTCGTACCCATTCTTTTATTATTGCAATTAGCCTCTCAATAAAGTCTCTTACTTAGACATCGAAACGATCCCTGGAGTACACTCCGGGTCCTCCAAGTCATTCATACCTTTTCTCTTTCAAGTGGTCGTGATCGAAGAACATCTCCAAAGATCGTTCAATTTCATTTAGAAACAGCACCAAATCGAGGGATGAAAACTTTGCCGCTAACCCATTGACGTATTCCTACTAATTCACTAGGCAAACCACAAGTGGAGAACAAAACTAAGATCTTAAGGTCGCCAAAGTCCAACTTCCCCTTTATCATACaagtaaatttatatatttataatgtaCATGTTCATATTATGTTTaaaattctatgtactacatacAACTTTTGTAAATGTTAcgttttttatataaattttttaatatttaataattaaactaaataaataatgaaaattaatgtattaaattttgatatgattGCTAAAGCTAACTATCAAAttacatatgtatgtatatgtatgtattgtgCAAATCAGAAATCAATTATTCTAGTATATACTGTAATGATTTAACATGTGCTGTTCTtcacatatataaataactaaaaaaattaaGACATATAAAACAAGAAAATGTGGTGAGAAACAGCACATACTGAATCATGATATGAACAAAAGTCCTTACAAACTGGGTTTTGCTGTCTCCCTATCATCACCTAACACTAATGAATGTGTCTTTTGCCATCAAGCACAAcgtttgtttaattaatttattcccATTTTAATTGTTTCActttctcttttttgtttttttaattttattttttcactttttaGCAGGAGAGAGATGtcaaattagaaaagaaaaaataatctCTCTGCCAACTATCTAGCTAATACACAGCCCTAACTGTTCTACCATATATGGTGTACTTCACTTAGGGAGGGTTTAAATGATACCCAAgataaatgaaaaatgaaaaaataaaagagaataaGAATATAAAAATTGGTCCAACCGGGTTGGCTCAAGTGATGAGGGCGACTTATGATTTTGGTGATCCTAAGATCACAGATTCGATTCCTCCTTTAGAGTTTACCTCGATGAATTATCAGGGGTGCATTAATGGGCGAGGGGCTTTCACCCACTCGAATTTGGTGTCGTACCATAGTGTCTAAAGTGGCACGATGATGACAAAAGCCTCCaaggtataataataataataataataataataataataataataatacagttCGATTGTTTTACAATTTGCATATCTTCACTAATTTTTTACAAAATTCCTACCATATCGctaatgaaaatttttaattttcttgacTACaaacatatatgtgtatatttctcataaaaaaaattaaaacactcTTATACTGCGTTTGCGAGTACAGATCTCGaattttaaatttggatttgggtttGGTCAAATTTCAataccattttttaaaatataggaCTATCCTATATTTAGAGAGACCTTGAATTTAAATAAATGTAatgtaatattttaaaattattcaaaTTCATTCATTTCAAACTTAAAGttcgaaattcatgctcccaaacacaacattatataataatataataacaaattttaaatttttcaatctTCGAATAAATCTTTTCGCTTATTCACAAACTTTACAAATCCAAAGTGACAACTCAACAACGTACATACTTTAAATTTCATTAATCAAAATGAAAAGGAACATGTGACAGAATAGCCTTAAAGGGAGAATAGAGGCAATGAGGATGGGCTACACATTTTGCGCATGAGTTTAGACTTGAAAGCCATCAGGGCTTACCTAAATGAAAACAAAATTAAATTaggtagggtttaaggttttaaagTAGTATATAAAGATAGCGATGCATAGTCTCATCAAACGTAAAGCCATTCACTTTTGATGAGGGAGGGGGACAACAAACGAAAAAGGGCTATAAGATAAGTATAGAGGATAGGCTATAGCCAGCCCCCCGCAGCTTCTCCTCTTAATCCTTGACCCGGCTCTTCCTCTGCCCCCATAGATTTAGCATCATCCCTATAAAATAATCCTAGTAATAAGAGGTTTTAGATTTGATTTAACACGAAGGCCAGTTCTAGGTTTATTAGGAGAGAGCCATGGAGTCGATTATGCCCTCCTCCGGTTTGGTGTCGCTCAAGGGCAGGGGTGCAAAGGCTGCAAACGAGTCAAGTCAAGCCAAGTTGTCGAACCGAGTTGTGGCAAGCTCGACTCAATTGAAGCTCGTTTCAAACTAATAAAAGAACCAAGCCACTAAActtattaaattaattgattattaataatgtaatttgagaaaaatatattttaaagttaaaaaaattaaatttaatatgatTAATATTGAGTTAGTTTACGGGTCTAATATCAAGTTAGTTCATGAGTTTAATGTCAAATTAGTTCATGATTTACTAACGAACTAGTAAGCAAGCCGATAAACGAGTCGATTTCGGAAGTTGTTAAACGAGTTAGCTCACGAGTCTTTCACTCTAAATATGAACTAACTCAAACTCGACTTGTTTAGTTGATGAGTTCGAAATTTGAGCTCGAACTCAGCTTGTTTAACTTAATAAACGAGTTTAAGCAAGTCATTATCGAGTCGAACATGAAGTGAGTCACGAACAGTTGGATTCATTTACACCCATTTGAGGGGCTTCTCCAGGTTGAAATGTTGGTTGGTCAAGATTGATCAGTTGTAAATCTTTTATCTTtatcatatttaatttaatatacaTATCTTACCAGTATCTTTTAAAGAAGAAGAGTTCTCTTTGAAGTTGGGTAGCATTGTTGAAATTGAAGTACTGCTCATAAGTCATGAGATAATATAAAGACATCTCTACCAGTTAACTTCAACATGACAGCAACAGAAAGTAATCTCAACTCCTcggaaaaaggaaaggaaaaaaaaataaagaggaaacttatttttttcttatattttccttctccaTTAAattctatcaaaaataaaaatttgctttaatataactaaaaattagaaaaattaaatattaattatgtgtaaaattttaaaaaaaaattataaatttgatatattttttattttcttttttactttctttataaccaaacatgaaaatgtgaatttctttatattttcctttccttttcttaatattttctgaGTTCCAAGGGGGCCTTAGTGAATaggaaatgtatatatattttgttctTTTGAAggtttttattatcataataGAGTCTCTACTCATCTTTTTTCTTGCTACTTGAAAGTTCATGTGTTTTGGAAGGATTACTAATTTTATATTTGGTACATTAGAATAGAATTATTGAAagtgaaatggaaataaaaaaattgtttatcgaatttgtaaaattgtaaaGACCAATTCTATTCGACTCTTCTCTACCAAAcgaatttagaaataaaattttgatataCTATCGCACTTATAAATCTAATAATATAAAGGGAATTCTCCCTTTTATGGTGTCGTTTTTCAAAAATATCGACTTTATCCCAATAACTATCTATGATtattccaaaatactcattttaCTATTTACAACTATCCCAAAATGCATTTATAGTTATGTCAAATTTATTCCTATAACTACTCATAACTATTTGCAACTATACCAAAATATTCTTATACtacttaattttttattatttttttttataaaaaaaaagtttcGTGGAACACGCACACTGTGTTTGGCATGTAGGAATGAAATGGAATCAAAATGAATAGAATTAAATTTATCAGTTCATTTTATTATGATTTTgcttcaaattttcattttattcctttTCTACTCTCATTCCACtcacaaaccaaacatgacaAAAGAAAGCAAATCGTTTTTAAAAGAGCAATGATATTCATTTCGGATTTGTGAAGATTACAAGTGCACGTAACACACATATTAGAAGAAGAGTCAAGATAAAGGAACCATGTCATCACATGAGGAAAGCTATATTAATGTCCAAACTTTCCCCCCTCTCTACTCAATAAAGTTGTTAGGTTGCCTATAATAATTCCAAACCCTTGATTAcggagaaaaaaaatttatgtttttctaTAATCAGGGATTTCAGTCACTATCGCGTCACTTTGAATACAATGATACGACTCCAAATTCAAGGATGAAAGTCATTAGCCTATTGACCCATGGTAATTCGTGGGATAAACTCGCAAGAAAGAATCAAATtcgtgaccttagggttacccaCGTGAATGCATTGAATCTAATAcaattttaccatatatatatatatatatatatatatattaattaaaaaattattaggtTAATTAAATTTATGGATACTTTTGTTGTATacctaatttttcttttttatgatcGTAAACATCTTTGTCTGCGCCGGAAAGACGAATTGCCATGCGAAAGTAGTCCATGAATTTATAAGTgaacccttatatatatatatatatatatatatatatatatatatatatatatgagagagagagagagaggctttaCTAGTCTGAGTGTGCGTGCAGCAGAGAGTGCATTGGCAGAAGTGTATAATGAATAAACAATCATTCCAATGACGCAAAAGTAGCAGAAACCACCACAGAGCGCACGTATGCATGGCATGGGTGGTGTGAATATATGTATGCTCATCACGGCCGACCGCGTGATgtgattaattaatttaaatgaaaattttttaattggAAAACAGGGGAGAGAGAATTAATCAATTAACTTAGTTTAAGGAAAGTAAATAAGTCATGTATGGCGGCAAGGCGTAAAGCAGAGGGACCCTAATGTAAGCAATAGCCCCAGACAAACATCCCAAGACGACGCCCCTTTAGCTACTTATCTCTCTCTTTCCACGTTCAATCCCTCCCCTCACTCAATTCCATTATAAAAACGCCAGCCATATGTTCAGAATCACCATCTGACTTCTTATTCTCTCTACTTCAATTCTCAATTCTCCCTTCCCAGGTCAGCTCCATTTAATTTTCTCGATCTTTCTCGGGTtggatttctttcttttcttcttgggATTGAAGATCAATCAGCAGCTGCCATGTCGAGGATTTTCCCAGCAGAGAGCAGCTTCTGCTCGCGGGATTTTCCGGGAAAAGCAGGGGAAGTCAGCGGCGAAGGCAGAGATTTTGGTGGTGGAGAAATTAAATCATTGGTTCCAAGTAGTAGTGTGTTCACGGTGTGGAAGAAATCGAGCATGAGCTTTGAGGGGACGGATGGGTTCACAGTGTTCGACGACAGGGGAGGATTGGCTTTCCGAGTGGACAATTACTCTAGGAAGAATACTGGCTTCTCTGCTTCTGCTTCGCTTGTCGTCCTCATGGATGGATCTGGCAAACCTTTGCTTACTCTCAAACCCCAggtatatttatatacatatacattatacacacatatatgcatacaaAATTTTAATCATTGAATCTCTCTATCTCTCAATCTTTAAATTTGGGATCCCCTGCATCTGATCCCAAGGGAGATGAACAAACACCCTCTAAAATTCTAAATCTCATGTGGGTGTTTGATAATTAGAAAaacatgaaaatttaaaatttaaaacaaaaaatgtTTCAGGAACAATAATACTTAGATTCGTCCTTCGTCTTTGGTATCAAATATAACATTTTATGGATATGATGATACAAACAAAAATACATTCGTAACTTTCGTTCCAAGGCCAATTCAGCCTTATTGAAATTAAACTCTCATGTGcctactaattttttaaatacacacacactcatATTGTTCCTAAATTCCTAtcgaatttttaagaaaataaaattcattatGAATTATACAGTTACCTGTCTTTAACAACATCACACTCTGTTTTGGGAgaaatcttaaatttgaatttgtgtgaaattgaataaaatgtaatgtCAAATATACTATAATAAAAGCCATTCTGCGTACAAGCcaagattaaaaagaaaatatactaTAATAAAACAGGACAATACTAATTctaatttatgtatttatttgtaTGAACAGAGATTGAGCATGCAGCAGCAGTGGAGTGGATACAGAGGAGAAGACGGGTGCAGGAAAAGCAATGCTCCAAACCTTAAGCTCTTCTCAATGAGAAGACCATGGAGGACGCGCAGAGACAACAATGTTAGCACAGAAGCAGAGATCTTCATGGAGCGACCCGGGAAGAGCAGCCGCTGCCCGACCCGGCCGGACTTCCGGGTTGATGGGTCTTTCAGGAAGCGGAACTGCAGTATCATCCGGGTCCAAACCGGGGAGGTGGTGGCCCGGATCGCCCGGAAGAAGGTGAACACCAAGACGCCGGTGGTGTTGAGCGATGAAGTGTTCAGCCTGAGCGTAGAAGCAGGGTGTGAGTCTGAGCTTGTGATGGCATTTGTGGTGGCGCTTGATCGAATCTGCCCCGAGCCCTTTGCCCCTCTCTTGTgtttttgattgattaataattGCCTCATTTTTGAAAATGTAATCTTTTGTACTTAAATAATTGATCAACATATGTGACAATCATGAGTTCAAAATGAGAATTGAgattgttttgttttgattgttaTTGATCTCTTTCTTTCTTCAACATTTTCTCATTTCTAGGGGGAATTTGGTGATGGGATTGAGATTGAGATTGGGAAACTTCGTTTCTCGATCTTTGATCTTACTTTGCGtagaaattcaaatttatagTAGTGGTCAGTCACGATTTTCTCTCGTGTTTACTGTTTAGTGCCAAGTCtatcaaaaatgaaataatttgcTGATTTACCCAATTAATTGAGAATTCTATTTTAAAGTcgaacttaaaaaaaaaagaatgacaATTTTGGAACAATGaggaaaatgtatatgttgaaAACCATCTCGAGTTCCTTTAATTAATAACAAGTTATGGGCACACGCTGTCCATGGCAAATAAGGCAATGAATCACATGACATAAAGGCATGAATTCCTTTAATTGATCCATGCGACGAGGCCTTTTAACAACCACTCAACCACCGTAATGCTTATGTAAGCCCGCCTTCCATCTCTAGTTATAGCAGCCTAACTTTCGCCCCCCCTATGGAGGGAGGGTAAGAGAAGAACCATGAGGCCTAAAATCTAGGGTTTTCTAGGGATATGATTTTTTTCCCTCACACTGGAGCGAGGAATGCTATCATGCTAATTAGAAGGGATGTTAATTATTTTAAGATATCATAATTAGCATTAATACCTCGCTTTAATGTGCATGAGGGAGAAattataagaaaaaataaataaataagctaaCTGCATGATCGTGTCCATCCATCTATGAGAGAAAGAAACATCATTATTGCTATatgtggtaaaaaaaaaaaaaaaactcgagtATCACTTGTTCTACAGTGAACACGCATGCAAATCAAGTAAGTCAACCCAATTAATGACTTCTACTTATCACAGCTAACTAAACTCTGTGGAAAAAACTTATAGATACGATAGATTTGCACAGAGAGATCAAAGTTTTTATAGCTAGATGATGAGTCGTTTGTTAATTCGGTTAAATGATATTATAAATTGGACAAATTagctcaaaataaatttaaaaggtGGATAAATTATCAAATAATAAATTTGGGAGGGAAAGGGAATGACCTTAAAACCAAATGAAATGAGCTTATCATTTGtaacatattatatattttttattacttaTAAAAATTTAACTTAATATGAAAACTCGCAAACCAAACTAAAAATGTGAAAACCAACTTTCCTAAAGGTTTA
This window contains:
- the LOC131160219 gene encoding protein LURP-one-related 5-like, with the protein product MSRIFPAESSFCSRDFPGKAGEVSGEGRDFGGGEIKSLVPSSSVFTVWKKSSMSFEGTDGFTVFDDRGGLAFRVDNYSRKNTGFSASASLVVLMDGSGKPLLTLKPQRLSMQQQWSGYRGEDGCRKSNAPNLKLFSMRRPWRTRRDNNVSTEAEIFMERPGKSSRCPTRPDFRVDGSFRKRNCSIIRVQTGEVVARIARKKVNTKTPVVLSDEVFSLSVEAGCESELVMAFVVALDRICPEPFAPLLCF